The Zobellia alginiliquefaciens genome contains a region encoding:
- a CDS encoding dihydrolipoyl dehydrogenase family protein: MEEQKYDVFVIGSGIAGQTVAETCVKEGLKVAIADKREYGGTCANRGCDPKKVLLGATEVIEVSTNLLGKGIKDTPALSWKKLMKYKKSFTSPVPQSTKTDLKELGVDLYYKSPEFLDEQTLSVEGKTIKADKIVIATGFEPRKLDFKGNKYLKTSDDFLSQKKLPKKVTFIGAGYVGMEFAHIAARAGAQVTVIDSGKRPLKHFDADLVKELTKYSKEMGIEFIFDATITGIKRGAKNLKVSYDRKGKSEKLKSRVVFNTAGRVPAISQLNLEKGNVDFGNSGIETNDYLQSKSNKNVYACGDVADKGLPLTPLSGREGYVVATNILEGNKKKIDIPVTPSAVFTLPNLASVGYSEEEAKNRYKNVIVNFKTASKWFNAKRINAQVYAYKIILNERTEEIVGAHLIGPDAGETINLFALAINQGMTAKEIKQTIFTYPSWSNDIKSMV, translated from the coding sequence GAACATGTGCAAATAGGGGCTGTGACCCTAAAAAGGTGCTCTTGGGGGCTACGGAGGTAATTGAGGTAAGTACTAATCTTTTAGGAAAAGGAATCAAGGATACGCCAGCACTGAGTTGGAAAAAGTTAATGAAGTACAAAAAAAGTTTCACATCTCCCGTACCTCAATCTACCAAAACAGACTTGAAAGAACTGGGTGTTGATCTGTATTATAAATCTCCAGAATTTTTGGATGAGCAAACACTTTCTGTAGAAGGGAAAACCATAAAGGCCGATAAAATTGTTATAGCTACTGGTTTTGAACCACGTAAATTAGATTTTAAAGGCAATAAATACCTTAAAACAAGTGATGATTTTTTGAGTCAAAAGAAGCTTCCAAAGAAAGTTACTTTTATAGGTGCAGGTTATGTAGGAATGGAATTTGCCCATATCGCGGCTAGGGCCGGAGCACAGGTTACGGTTATAGATTCTGGAAAAAGACCATTGAAACATTTTGATGCCGATTTAGTGAAAGAGCTAACTAAATATTCCAAAGAAATGGGAATAGAATTTATTTTTGATGCTACCATTACGGGTATCAAAAGGGGGGCGAAAAATTTGAAGGTTTCCTACGATAGAAAAGGAAAGTCCGAGAAGCTAAAATCCAGAGTGGTTTTTAATACGGCAGGACGTGTTCCTGCAATTTCACAATTGAATTTGGAGAAAGGAAATGTAGATTTTGGTAACAGCGGAATTGAAACGAACGATTATCTTCAGAGTAAGAGCAATAAAAATGTGTATGCTTGTGGTGATGTTGCGGACAAGGGCTTACCGCTTACACCACTTTCCGGTAGAGAGGGATATGTGGTCGCAACCAATATTCTTGAGGGGAACAAAAAGAAAATTGATATTCCCGTTACGCCATCAGCGGTATTTACGTTACCTAATTTGGCATCGGTAGGTTATTCTGAAGAAGAGGCCAAGAATAGGTATAAGAATGTAATTGTGAATTTTAAGACGGCTTCAAAGTGGTTCAATGCCAAACGCATCAATGCACAGGTTTATGCCTACAAAATTATTTTGAACGAACGTACGGAGGAAATTGTTGGCGCGCATCTTATTGGGCCAGATGCTGGTGAAACTATAAATTTGTTTGCTTTGGCCATAAACCAAGGTATGACCGCCAAGGAAATTAAACAAACCATTTTTACCTATCCATCTTGGTCTAATGATATTAAATCTATGGTTTAA